In Crinalium epipsammum PCC 9333, the following are encoded in one genomic region:
- a CDS encoding TIGR04168 family protein, producing the protein MGNHRNQEQLIVKIAIVGDVHDQWEEDDAIALKQLGVDLVLFVGDFGNESVSVVQAISSVDIPKAAVFGNHDAWYTATEWGRNKCPYDRRKEDWVQEQIDLLGTADVGYGKLDFPEFKLTVVGSRPFSWGGSKWKYKDFYQERFGVASIEESTKRILGAAKSAAYDTVIFLGHNGPKGLGDHAEDPCGKDWEPLGGDFGDPDLEQAIAQTRIFGKTVALVTFGHMHHKLRHTKERLRTSIYISPEETVYLNAARVPRIIATENNRLRNFSLVALEGGVVTEASLVWVDKEFAIASEEILYRRSTEVVPSI; encoded by the coding sequence ATGGGCAATCATAGGAATCAAGAGCAATTAATCGTCAAAATTGCGATAGTTGGGGATGTTCACGATCAATGGGAGGAGGATGATGCGATCGCTCTCAAGCAGCTAGGTGTTGACTTGGTGCTGTTTGTAGGGGATTTTGGCAATGAGTCAGTATCGGTGGTGCAGGCGATCTCATCTGTTGACATTCCCAAGGCAGCAGTTTTTGGCAACCACGATGCTTGGTACACTGCTACAGAGTGGGGTAGAAATAAGTGTCCTTACGACAGGCGCAAAGAAGACTGGGTACAGGAACAGATAGATTTACTGGGTACAGCAGATGTCGGGTACGGTAAGCTAGACTTCCCAGAATTTAAGTTAACGGTGGTGGGGAGTCGTCCTTTTAGTTGGGGTGGTTCTAAATGGAAATATAAAGATTTTTATCAAGAACGCTTTGGTGTAGCAAGTATCGAAGAATCTACCAAGCGCATTTTAGGGGCGGCCAAAAGTGCGGCTTATGATACCGTGATATTTTTAGGTCACAATGGACCTAAAGGTTTAGGCGACCACGCAGAAGATCCTTGTGGGAAAGATTGGGAACCCTTGGGGGGAGATTTTGGAGATCCAGATTTGGAACAAGCGATCGCCCAAACTCGCATTTTTGGTAAAACCGTTGCTTTAGTTACATTTGGTCATATGCACCATAAACTAAGGCATACCAAGGAACGTTTGCGGACATCTATATATATCAGTCCAGAGGAAACCGTTTACTTAAATGCAGCGCGTGTACCGAGAATTATCGCCACTGAAAATAACCGTCTGCGTAACTTCTCCCTTGTAGCTTTAGAAGGTGGTGTTGTGACAGAAGCATCTTTGGTTTGGGTTGACAAAGAGTTTGCGATCGCATCTGAAGAAATTCTTTATCGCCGTAGTACTGAAGTTGTTCCATCTATATAA
- a CDS encoding DNA phosphorothioation system restriction enzyme — translation MNKFLAVAASKGTYFVNSGEGKQTPPGCPKIPDEIQLREYQKQAIANWFANNGRGTLKMATGSGKTITALAIASQLYQKIGLQVLLVVCPFRHLVTQWARECEKFNLQPILAFEDVRKWQTQLSTQLYNLHSGNQSFITVITTNDSLSSEGLQSQLKYFPDKTLIVGDEAHNLGAKRREESLPRNIGLRLALSATPERYFDEDGTQSLFDYFGAILEPEFTLKDAIQQNALVHYLYYPILVELTETESRTYIKLTKSIGRILQFRDRDAQAVGIESDDQDLKPLLMQRARLIGAAANKLTALRNLMKRRMETSHTLFYCGDGSTESTRQLKAVTKILGTDLGYRVNTYTAETALDEREELRRQFECGELQGLVAIRCLDEGVDIPAIQNAVILASSGNPRQFIQRRGRVLRPHPGKERATLFDMIVLPPELDRETLEVERNLLRKELRRLVEFADLADNSGEARVKLLAVQKRYGLLDI, via the coding sequence ATAAATAAATTTTTAGCTGTAGCTGCATCTAAAGGTACTTACTTTGTTAATTCAGGAGAAGGAAAGCAAACACCGCCTGGATGTCCCAAAATACCGGATGAGATTCAACTACGAGAATATCAGAAACAAGCGATCGCTAACTGGTTTGCTAATAACGGACGCGGTACGCTGAAAATGGCTACTGGTAGCGGTAAGACTATCACAGCATTGGCGATCGCATCTCAACTTTACCAAAAAATTGGTTTGCAAGTCTTACTCGTTGTTTGTCCTTTTCGTCATCTTGTCACCCAATGGGCGCGTGAATGCGAAAAATTTAACTTGCAACCAATTCTCGCTTTTGAAGATGTCCGCAAATGGCAAACGCAACTTTCTACGCAACTATATAATCTACATTCCGGTAATCAATCTTTTATTACTGTTATTACTACCAATGACAGCCTAAGCAGCGAGGGTTTGCAATCTCAGTTAAAGTATTTTCCAGATAAAACTTTAATAGTAGGAGATGAAGCTCATAATTTAGGTGCGAAACGCCGAGAAGAAAGTTTACCACGTAACATCGGCTTGAGGTTAGCACTTTCTGCGACACCAGAAAGATATTTTGATGAAGACGGTACGCAATCTTTATTTGATTATTTTGGTGCGATTTTAGAACCAGAATTTACCCTGAAAGATGCTATTCAACAAAATGCGCTGGTACATTACCTTTACTACCCAATTTTAGTAGAATTAACAGAAACAGAAAGTCGTACCTATATTAAATTAACTAAAAGTATTGGACGGATACTGCAATTTCGCGACCGAGACGCGCAAGCTGTTGGGATAGAAAGCGATGATCAAGATTTGAAGCCGTTATTAATGCAACGAGCAAGATTAATTGGTGCTGCTGCTAATAAATTAACAGCGTTGCGTAATTTAATGAAGAGGCGCATGGAAACTAGCCATACTTTATTTTATTGTGGTGATGGTTCAACGGAAAGTACGCGCCAACTCAAAGCAGTAACTAAAATTTTGGGGACTGATTTAGGTTACAGAGTTAACACTTACACTGCGGAAACTGCTTTAGATGAAAGGGAAGAATTACGCCGCCAATTTGAATGTGGAGAGTTACAGGGTTTAGTCGCAATTCGCTGTTTAGATGAAGGGGTAGATATTCCTGCTATTCAAAATGCTGTAATTTTAGCTAGTAGTGGAAATCCTCGCCAGTTTATTCAGCGTCGCGGTAGGGTTTTACGCCCTCACCCTGGTAAGGAAAGAGCTACTTTGTTTGACATGATTGTACTACCGCCAGAGTTGGATCGAGAAACTTTGGAAGTAGAGCGGAATTTGTTACGCAAGGAGTTAAGGCGGTTGGTGGAGTTTGCTGATTTAGCAGATAATTCTGGAGAGGCTAGGGTAAAACTTTTAGCTGTGCAAAAAAGATATGGTTTGTTGGATATTTAG
- a CDS encoding Uma2 family endonuclease, translating into MFAQSQLSNITIDEYLQLELKCDIRHEYIAGQVYAMAGASEAHDIISGNIYVRLRTHLRGSGCRVFSSDMKVKIKLLDIFYYPDISVTCDAQDIEKYFKTRPCLIVEVISPSTARIDRNEKLLNYRQLESLQEYLLVDQEKIKVEIYRKDDQGNWSVKTLGEGDVLNLVSVGLEMTMAEIYEDVEL; encoded by the coding sequence ATGTTTGCTCAATCCCAATTATCTAACATTACTATTGACGAATACCTGCAACTAGAACTAAAGTGCGATATCCGCCATGAGTATATAGCGGGTCAAGTTTATGCGATGGCGGGAGCAAGTGAGGCACATGACATCATCTCTGGAAATATCTATGTCCGACTACGTACACATTTAAGGGGGAGTGGCTGTCGGGTTTTTTCATCAGATATGAAAGTCAAAATTAAACTGCTGGATATCTTTTATTACCCAGATATATCAGTAACTTGTGATGCCCAAGATATAGAAAAATATTTCAAAACCCGTCCCTGTTTAATTGTAGAAGTAATTTCCCCAAGTACAGCCAGGATAGACCGTAACGAAAAATTGCTCAATTATCGGCAATTAGAAAGCCTGCAAGAATATCTCCTAGTTGATCAAGAAAAAATTAAGGTTGAAATTTACCGCAAAGATGATCAAGGTAACTGGAGTGTGAAAACTTTAGGTGAGGGGGATGTGCTGAATTTAGTATCTGTAGGGTTAGAAATGACGATGGCAGAAATTTATGAAGATGTCGAATTGTAA